From one Agathobaculum sp. NTUH-O15-33 genomic stretch:
- a CDS encoding winged helix-turn-helix transcriptional regulator → MKLRSEYTCPLEMTHDMLKGKWKPIIIWQLSQGGCSLSEMKKAIQGISQKMLVQHLNELLECGMIGKTVSDGYPLKSDYFLTDRGRKVFEAISIMQSIGIEMMLEDDREDFLREKGLL, encoded by the coding sequence ATGAAACTGCGAAGTGAATACACCTGTCCGCTGGAAATGACGCATGACATGCTCAAGGGTAAATGGAAGCCCATTATCATATGGCAGCTCAGCCAAGGCGGCTGTTCCTTATCTGAAATGAAAAAGGCGATACAGGGCATCAGTCAAAAGATGCTGGTGCAGCATTTAAACGAACTGCTGGAATGCGGCATGATCGGCAAGACCGTCAGCGATGGTTACCCGCTGAAATCCGATTACTTTCTCACGGATCGGGGGAGAAAGGTGTTTGAAGCGATCTCCATCATGCAAAGCATTGGAATAGAAATGATGTTGGAGGACGACAGGGAGGACTTTTTACGCGAAAAGGGCTTGCTTTAG
- the dapA gene encoding 4-hydroxy-tetrahydrodipicolinate synthase has product MKNPIFTGAGVAVITPFHADGSVNYESFKKILDHQIENGTDAIIVCGTTGEASALRDKEHKEVLSFTCEYVNHRVPVVAGVGSNHTDYAVELTKFAASCGADGGLSVTPYYNKTSQRGLVAHFTEIADCSDLPIILYNVPSRTGVCFTADTLLELSKHPNINGLKAASGNFTLLAEVMSKCGDELNVWSGNDDQIVPLMALGGKGVISVLSNVAPRETHDLTQLCLENRYPEAAKLQLGLHNLIDALFCEVNPIPVKKAMALLGWDVGGLRMPLVDPSDEHTEFIRRELAAAGCKI; this is encoded by the coding sequence ATGAAGAATCCCATTTTTACAGGTGCGGGCGTTGCCGTCATTACGCCGTTCCATGCGGACGGTTCGGTCAATTACGAATCCTTTAAGAAGATCCTTGACCACCAGATCGAAAACGGCACGGATGCGATCATCGTTTGCGGTACGACCGGCGAAGCCTCCGCGCTGCGCGACAAGGAGCACAAGGAAGTGCTCTCCTTTACCTGCGAATACGTCAACCACCGCGTGCCCGTGGTCGCGGGCGTCGGCTCCAACCACACCGACTACGCGGTAGAACTGACAAAGTTTGCCGCATCCTGCGGCGCCGACGGCGGCCTTTCGGTCACGCCCTATTACAATAAGACCTCTCAGCGCGGCCTTGTCGCACACTTTACGGAGATCGCGGACTGCTCGGACCTGCCGATCATCCTTTACAACGTGCCCAGCCGCACCGGCGTGTGCTTTACGGCGGATACGCTTCTGGAGCTGTCGAAGCATCCGAATATCAACGGACTGAAGGCGGCTTCGGGCAACTTCACGCTGCTGGCCGAGGTCATGAGCAAGTGCGGCGACGAACTGAACGTTTGGTCCGGCAACGACGACCAGATCGTTCCCTTGATGGCGCTCGGCGGAAAGGGTGTTATCTCGGTACTTTCCAACGTTGCCCCGCGTGAAACGCACGATCTGACCCAGCTTTGTTTGGAAAACCGCTATCCGGAAGCGGCAAAGCTACAGCTTGGCCTGCATAACCTGATTGACGCGCTGTTCTGCGAGGTCAACCCCATTCCGGTCAAGAAGGCCATGGCGCTGCTCGGCTGGGATGTCGGTGGTCTGCGTATGCCGCTGGTCGATCCGAGCGACGAGCACACGGAATTTATTCGCCGCGAACTCGCGGCTGCGGGCTGCAAGATCTAA
- a CDS encoding helix-turn-helix transcriptional regulator: MAKNAHQKLKLLYLAKILTEKTDENNRLTMDELIAALAQQGIEAERKSIYDDIAALQDFGLDILMQRGRNGGYYVASRDFELPELKLLVDAVQCSRFITEKKSRELIHKVESLASEPQARALQRQVYISGRVKTMNEGIYYSIDRLHEAISAGMKISFRYFEWALDYNAQPPIQKRYRKNGAAYRISPWALTWDDENYYLVGFDSAADQIRHYRVDKMEQLEVLPEPREGQRHFEDAFDIAAYSRKMFGMFSGEEKAVTLVCENRFIGVIRDRFGTDVMIRRHSDTHFSISVTVAVSPQFFSWVFGLGGAVTIAEPAEVRADFQKQLYAMLD; this comes from the coding sequence ATGGCTAAAAACGCGCATCAAAAGTTAAAGCTGCTTTATTTGGCCAAGATTTTGACCGAGAAGACCGACGAAAACAACCGGCTGACCATGGACGAGCTGATTGCCGCCCTTGCCCAGCAAGGCATCGAGGCTGAGCGCAAAAGTATTTACGACGATATTGCCGCTTTGCAGGATTTTGGTCTGGATATCCTGATGCAGCGGGGACGAAACGGCGGTTATTATGTGGCCTCGCGAGATTTTGAGCTGCCCGAGCTAAAGCTGCTCGTGGACGCGGTACAGTGCTCGCGTTTCATCACCGAGAAAAAATCGCGCGAGCTGATCCATAAGGTGGAATCGCTCGCCAGCGAGCCGCAAGCCCGCGCGCTCCAGCGTCAGGTATACATATCGGGTCGCGTCAAAACCATGAACGAGGGTATCTACTATAGCATCGACCGTCTGCATGAGGCGATTTCCGCCGGGATGAAGATCTCGTTTCGCTATTTTGAATGGGCGCTAGATTACAACGCGCAGCCGCCTATCCAAAAGAGATACCGAAAGAATGGCGCGGCCTACCGCATCAGTCCATGGGCGCTCACTTGGGACGACGAAAACTACTATCTCGTCGGCTTTGACAGCGCGGCCGATCAAATACGCCATTACCGCGTGGACAAGATGGAACAGCTTGAGGTGCTGCCTGAACCTCGCGAGGGACAGCGGCATTTTGAGGACGCTTTTGACATCGCCGCCTATTCCCGCAAAATGTTCGGTATGTTTTCCGGCGAGGAAAAGGCTGTGACCCTTGTTTGTGAAAACCGTTTTATCGGTGTGATCCGCGACCGGTTTGGTACGGATGTGATGATCCGCCGACATAGCGACACGCATTTTTCCATCTCCGTCACGGTTGCGGTCAGTCCGCAGTTTTTCTCGTGGGTATTTGGGCTGGGCGGCGCGGTCACCATTGCTGAACCCGCCGAAGTACGCGCTGATTTCCAAAAACAACTTTACGCCATGCTCGATTAA
- a CDS encoding O-acetyl-ADP-ribose deacetylase gives MERLQVIQGDITHMQTDAIVNAANTSLLGGGGVDGAIHRAAGPELLAECRTLHGCQTGQAKSTKAYRLPCRHIIHTPGPIWHGGAQGEDELLASCYRNCLDVAASLGCKTVAFPSISTGVYHFPLDRAAAIAIQTIMAALAAHPAIERVTMVCFDPVTSAAYESALADWGAGHG, from the coding sequence ATGGAACGTTTACAGGTGATCCAAGGCGATATTACGCATATGCAGACGGATGCGATCGTCAATGCTGCCAACACCAGCCTGCTTGGCGGCGGCGGTGTGGACGGGGCGATCCACCGTGCGGCGGGACCGGAGCTGCTGGCGGAATGCCGCACGCTTCATGGCTGTCAAACGGGTCAGGCTAAGTCGACAAAGGCTTACCGTCTGCCCTGCCGACATATCATCCATACGCCGGGCCCTATTTGGCATGGCGGCGCCCAAGGTGAAGATGAGCTGCTCGCTTCGTGCTATCGGAATTGTTTGGATGTCGCGGCGTCTCTCGGCTGCAAAACCGTGGCCTTTCCGTCGATCAGTACGGGGGTATACCATTTCCCGCTTGATCGCGCGGCGGCCATCGCCATTCAAACGATCATGGCCGCGCTTGCCGCGCACCCGGCGATCGAACGCGTGACCATGGTTTGCTTTGACCCCGTAACCAGCGCGGCCTACGAAAGCGCACTGGCGGATTGGGGGGCGGGCCATGGCTAA
- the dapB gene encoding 4-hydroxy-tetrahydrodipicolinate reductase has translation MLNIALSGCNGRMGHVVTDIVSKRSDMRIAAGFDLNAAKTGDFPVFADPFEYTGVCDVIIDFSNASSTEHLLSYCEKHQVPIVICTTGHSAEQLQNIRAASAKFPVFRSGNMSLGINLMIDLLKKSAGVLGEGFDVEIIEKHHNQKLDAPSGTALMLADAVSEALPYDAAYVYDRHERREKRPAHEIGISAIRGGTIVGEHSVLFCGRDEVIEIRHTALSREVFAVGAVDAAAFMATCTQPGMYDMSDVIASK, from the coding sequence ATGCTGAATATTGCGCTTTCCGGCTGCAACGGCCGTATGGGCCATGTCGTGACCGATATCGTTTCCAAGCGGAGCGATATGCGCATTGCGGCGGGCTTTGACCTGAACGCCGCAAAAACCGGTGACTTCCCTGTTTTTGCCGATCCGTTTGAGTATACGGGCGTTTGCGATGTGATCATTGATTTTTCCAATGCATCGAGCACCGAGCACCTGCTCTCCTACTGCGAAAAGCATCAGGTCCCGATCGTTATCTGCACCACCGGCCATTCCGCCGAGCAGCTGCAAAACATTCGCGCGGCTTCGGCAAAGTTTCCGGTGTTCCGTTCGGGCAACATGTCGCTCGGCATCAATTTGATGATTGATCTATTGAAAAAAAGCGCCGGTGTCCTTGGCGAAGGCTTTGATGTGGAGATCATAGAAAAGCACCACAACCAAAAGCTTGACGCTCCCTCCGGTACCGCACTCATGCTGGCGGACGCTGTTTCCGAAGCGCTGCCCTATGATGCGGCGTACGTCTACGACCGCCATGAGCGCCGCGAAAAGCGGCCCGCGCACGAGATCGGTATTTCCGCGATCCGCGGCGGTACGATCGTAGGCGAGCACAGCGTATTGTTCTGCGGCCGCGACGAGGTCATTGAGATTCGCCACACGGCACTCTCGCGCGAGGTATTCGCCGTCGGCGCGGTGGACGCCGCCGCCTTCATGGCGACCTGCACCCAGCCCGGCATGTACGATATGTCGGACGTGATCGCTTCCAAGTAA
- the metF gene encoding methylenetetrahydrofolate reductase [NAD(P)H] yields MKIIDILRQDKVTLSFEVFPPKTSDTYEVVAQATHEIAALKPDFMSVTYGAGGGTSAHTVNIASELSEQYGVDALAHLTCVSSTKEHVKNMLAQLKDKGIQNILALRGDIPEGGAPASDYRYAAELVRDIKSQGDFCVGGACYPEGHVESANKAEDIRYLKEKVDAGCEFLTTQMFFDNHILYNFLYRIREQGITVPVVAGIMPVTNVKQIKRITSMSGTYLPERFKAIVDRFGDNPAAMRQAGVIYATEQIIDLIANGVNHIHVYSMNRPEIAAGIQASLSEILG; encoded by the coding sequence ATGAAGATTATCGATATCTTGCGGCAGGATAAAGTGACCCTGTCGTTTGAGGTTTTTCCGCCCAAGACAAGCGACACCTATGAGGTGGTCGCACAGGCGACGCATGAGATCGCCGCGCTGAAACCGGATTTTATGAGCGTTACATACGGCGCGGGCGGCGGCACGAGCGCGCATACCGTGAACATTGCGTCGGAGCTGTCCGAACAGTACGGGGTAGACGCGCTGGCGCACCTGACCTGTGTCTCTTCCACCAAGGAGCATGTAAAAAATATGCTCGCGCAGCTAAAAGATAAAGGGATTCAGAACATTCTGGCTCTGCGCGGCGATATTCCGGAGGGCGGCGCGCCCGCGAGCGACTACCGCTACGCGGCAGAGCTGGTGCGCGACATCAAGTCGCAGGGCGATTTCTGCGTGGGCGGCGCATGCTACCCGGAGGGGCATGTGGAATCCGCCAACAAGGCCGAGGATATCCGCTACTTGAAGGAAAAAGTGGATGCCGGCTGCGAATTTTTGACCACGCAAATGTTTTTTGACAATCACATCCTTTACAATTTTCTGTACCGCATCCGCGAGCAGGGCATCACGGTGCCGGTCGTCGCGGGTATCATGCCGGTGACCAACGTCAAGCAGATCAAGCGCATCACATCGATGAGCGGCACCTATCTGCCCGAACGCTTCAAGGCGATCGTCGACCGGTTCGGCGACAACCCCGCCGCCATGCGGCAGGCGGGCGTGATCTATGCGACCGAGCAGATCATCGATCTGATCGCGAACGGCGTGAACCACATCCATGTGTACTCCATGAACCGGCCCGAGATCGCCGCGGGCATTCAGGCCAGCCTGTCGGAGATACTGGGATGA
- a CDS encoding DUF6144 family protein, with the protein MFDIRKMQESMIYEAVRAESDMDTAKKVVYGDYDESKTEDNADWVKSTMSRLEDKFDFDSMKRIRMNCQCGYGMDEKLELLKELMGSATSMEELAKSDKAKSAGLLYKDGDLYLQFWFCPCPMVAEVEKLETSSWCQCTTGYSKVLFEKAFGCEVDVELLKSIKTGADSCLMKIIPHRSIW; encoded by the coding sequence ATGTTTGATATAAGAAAAATGCAAGAAAGTATGATCTATGAAGCTGTCAGAGCGGAAAGTGATATGGATACTGCTAAAAAAGTTGTGTATGGAGACTATGATGAATCCAAAACCGAAGACAACGCCGACTGGGTAAAATCAACAATGAGCCGGTTGGAAGACAAATTTGATTTTGATTCAATGAAACGCATCCGAATGAATTGTCAATGTGGGTATGGAATGGATGAAAAACTAGAGCTTTTAAAAGAGCTCATGGGATCCGCTACCAGCATGGAGGAACTTGCAAAATCTGATAAGGCGAAATCTGCGGGTCTTCTTTATAAAGATGGCGATCTGTATCTCCAGTTTTGGTTTTGCCCTTGTCCCATGGTTGCAGAAGTAGAGAAGCTGGAAACAAGCTCTTGGTGTCAATGTACCACCGGATACAGCAAGGTACTTTTTGAAAAAGCGTTTGGCTGTGAGGTGGATGTCGAATTGTTAAAAAGCATAAAAACAGGCGCTGATAGTTGCCTGATGAAAATAATTCCCCACCGTTCGATCTGGTAA
- a CDS encoding tyrosine recombinase XerC produces the protein MDKPMSVYAADAPRVLRDFLTYISTIRGKSAKTAHEYYLDLRLFFRVLKRNKDMVPADMPIEQIPIEDIDVSFLQGVTLSDAYDYLEYMSGERPTQQNSTESGYGLSSTSRARKVSSIRAFFRYVCDKQHLLETNPMAGLESPKVRHALPAYLSTEDSLRLLQSVEGEYRERDYCILTLFLNCGMRVSELVGLNLQDFQGDTVRVTGKGNKQRTVYLNEACAAALAAYLPTRLKPHDKDKNALFVSRNRNRINVQTVKWLVKKYLGQAGLDTQKYSAHKLRHTAATLMYQNGVDIRTLQSILGHTSVDTTMIYTHIEDQSIREAAHKNPLASVRPPDNDEPDSDEN, from the coding sequence TTGGATAAGCCAATGAGCGTATACGCCGCGGACGCACCGCGTGTTTTGCGCGATTTTTTGACCTATATTTCGACGATCCGCGGTAAATCCGCTAAAACAGCACACGAATACTATCTGGATCTGCGGTTGTTTTTTCGCGTACTCAAGCGTAACAAGGACATGGTACCGGCGGACATGCCGATCGAGCAGATCCCGATAGAGGATATCGACGTGTCGTTTTTACAAGGCGTTACGCTGTCGGATGCATACGACTATTTGGAGTACATGTCCGGTGAACGGCCGACACAGCAAAACAGCACGGAAAGCGGCTATGGACTGAGCAGCACCTCGCGCGCGCGCAAGGTATCCTCCATCCGCGCTTTTTTTCGCTATGTGTGCGATAAGCAGCATTTACTCGAAACCAATCCAATGGCCGGCTTGGAATCTCCCAAGGTGCGCCACGCGCTGCCCGCATACCTGTCGACTGAGGATTCACTGCGCTTGCTCCAATCGGTGGAGGGGGAATACCGGGAACGGGATTATTGCATTCTGACGCTGTTCCTGAATTGCGGCATGCGGGTATCCGAGCTCGTCGGCCTTAATTTGCAGGATTTTCAGGGCGACACCGTGCGTGTGACCGGCAAAGGCAATAAGCAGCGCACGGTCTATCTGAACGAGGCCTGCGCCGCCGCGCTTGCGGCTTATTTGCCCACGCGCCTGAAACCGCATGATAAGGATAAAAACGCACTATTCGTCAGCCGTAACCGCAATCGCATCAATGTGCAGACGGTCAAATGGCTGGTGAAAAAGTATCTGGGGCAGGCGGGGCTGGATACGCAGAAATACTCGGCTCACAAGCTGCGCCATACCGCGGCCACGCTCATGTACCAGAATGGCGTTGATATTCGCACACTGCAAAGCATTCTAGGCCATACAAGCGTGGATACGACCATGATCTATACCCATATCGAAGATCAAAGCATCCGCGAGGCGGCGCACAAAAATCCGCTGGCCTCGGTGCGCCCGCCGGACAACGATGAGCCGGACAGCGACGAAAATTGA
- a CDS encoding homocysteine S-methyltransferase family protein gives MTFLEAMSKKRLFCDGGMGTILQERGLKAGELPETWNLSHPDAITAVHRAYLEAGSDIITTNTFGANALKYPDDLRQVVTAAVRCAQTARDEAARPDAYIALDLGPTGKLLKPMGDLDFEKAVALFSETARIGAEAGADLILIETMSDSYEAKAAVLGAKEGCDLPVLITLIFDEKGKLLTGGTVDSACAMLEGLRVDALGVNCGLGPKQMLPIVKRLREISSLPLIVNPNAGLPRSENGKTVFDVNPAEFADCMAELASLGVSIMGGCCGTTPEHIRHTVAACQDLPFTQPVKKHRTVVCSFSQAVEIGGAPVIIGERINPTGKSKFKEALRENRMEYILNEGLTQEDNGAHILDVNVGLPGIDEPAMMERVVTGLQSVTALPLQIDTSDYTAMERGMRLYNGKPMLNSVSGKRESMEAVFPLVRKYGGVVVGLALDESGIPDTAEGRVAIAKRIYETAEAYGISRDDIVIDALAMTISSDSGSALVTLETLRRIRDELQGHTILGVSNISFGLPQREIINANFYTMALQNGLSCAIINPNADAMMRSYRAFLALSDRDPQCAGYIAAYGGQAAVEKAQPAGAPLPLGETIEKGLREHAAKATAELLQAMAPLEVVNTELIPALDRVGKGFEKGTVFLPQLLMSAEAAKAAFEVVKDAMKGEATEKKGTIILATVKGDIHDIGKNIVKVLLENYGYEVMDLGKDVPPESIVLAAEQNGVALVGLSALMTTTVVSMEATIRLLRERCPQTKIVVGGAVLTPEYAESIDADFYARDAMATVHCAQKVLG, from the coding sequence ATGACCTTTCTTGAAGCAATGAGTAAAAAACGCCTTTTCTGCGACGGCGGCATGGGCACCATCCTGCAGGAACGCGGCCTCAAGGCCGGCGAGCTGCCGGAAACGTGGAACCTGTCGCACCCGGATGCGATCACCGCGGTGCACCGCGCCTATCTGGAAGCGGGAAGCGATATCATTACCACCAACACCTTTGGCGCCAACGCGCTGAAATATCCGGACGACCTGCGTCAGGTTGTCACGGCGGCGGTGCGGTGCGCCCAAACAGCCCGCGACGAGGCCGCTAGGCCGGATGCTTATATCGCGCTCGATCTGGGTCCAACAGGCAAACTGTTAAAACCCATGGGCGATCTGGACTTTGAAAAGGCGGTAGCGCTCTTCTCCGAGACCGCGCGTATCGGCGCGGAAGCGGGCGCGGACCTCATTTTGATCGAGACCATGAGCGACAGCTATGAGGCCAAAGCCGCCGTGTTGGGCGCCAAGGAAGGCTGCGATCTGCCCGTGCTCATCACGCTGATCTTTGACGAAAAGGGCAAGCTGCTCACTGGCGGCACGGTGGATTCCGCATGCGCCATGCTGGAAGGACTGCGCGTGGACGCGCTTGGCGTGAATTGTGGGTTGGGTCCGAAGCAGATGCTGCCGATCGTTAAGCGTCTGCGAGAGATCAGTTCGCTGCCGCTGATCGTCAATCCCAACGCCGGACTGCCGCGCAGTGAAAACGGCAAGACCGTGTTCGATGTCAACCCGGCGGAATTTGCGGACTGTATGGCCGAACTCGCCTCGCTGGGCGTTTCTATCATGGGCGGCTGCTGTGGTACCACGCCCGAGCACATCCGCCACACCGTGGCGGCCTGTCAGGATCTCCCGTTTACGCAGCCCGTAAAAAAGCACCGCACCGTGGTTTGCTCCTTTTCGCAGGCGGTCGAGATCGGCGGCGCGCCGGTCATTATCGGCGAACGCATCAATCCCACGGGAAAAAGCAAATTTAAGGAAGCGCTGCGGGAAAACCGCATGGAATATATTTTGAACGAGGGCCTGACGCAGGAGGATAACGGCGCGCACATTCTGGATGTCAACGTCGGCCTGCCCGGAATCGATGAGCCCGCGATGATGGAGCGGGTCGTTACCGGACTGCAAAGCGTCACCGCGCTGCCGCTGCAGATCGACACCTCGGATTATACCGCGATGGAACGCGGCATGCGCCTTTACAACGGCAAGCCCATGCTCAACTCGGTCAGCGGCAAGCGCGAGAGCATGGAGGCCGTATTCCCGCTGGTACGGAAATACGGCGGCGTGGTCGTCGGTTTGGCGCTGGACGAAAGCGGCATCCCGGATACCGCCGAAGGCCGCGTCGCGATCGCAAAGCGCATCTACGAGACCGCCGAGGCTTACGGAATTTCTCGGGACGATATCGTGATCGACGCGCTGGCGATGACCATCTCTTCGGACAGCGGCTCGGCGCTCGTCACGTTGGAAACGCTGCGCCGGATCCGTGATGAATTGCAGGGGCACACGATTCTTGGCGTGTCCAACATCTCGTTCGGTCTGCCGCAGCGTGAAATCATCAACGCCAACTTTTATACCATGGCGCTGCAAAACGGATTGAGCTGCGCGATCATCAACCCAAACGCGGACGCAATGATGCGTTCCTACCGCGCCTTCCTTGCCCTTTCGGACCGCGATCCGCAGTGCGCCGGATATATCGCGGCCTACGGCGGGCAGGCGGCGGTGGAAAAGGCGCAGCCCGCCGGAGCGCCACTGCCACTCGGAGAGACCATTGAAAAGGGCCTGCGCGAGCATGCCGCAAAAGCGACGGCGGAGCTGCTTCAAGCGATGGCGCCGCTTGAAGTTGTGAATACCGAATTGATCCCTGCGCTTGACCGCGTGGGCAAGGGCTTTGAAAAGGGCACGGTTTTCCTGCCACAGCTGCTGATGAGCGCGGAAGCCGCCAAAGCCGCTTTTGAAGTTGTGAAAGACGCAATGAAGGGCGAAGCCACGGAAAAGAAGGGCACAATCATTTTGGCGACGGTCAAGGGCGATATCCATGATATCGGCAAAAACATCGTCAAGGTGCTGCTCGAAAATTACGGTTATGAGGTCATGGATCTGGGCAAGGACGTGCCGCCCGAATCGATCGTTCTCGCGGCGGAGCAAAACGGCGTCGCACTCGTCGGCCTGAGCGCCTTGATGACGACGACGGTGGTTAGTATGGAGGCGACGATACGGCTGCTGCGCGAGCGCTGCCCTCAAACAAAGATCGTGGTCGGCGGCGCGGTGCTGACGCCCGAGTACGCGGAATCGATCGACGCGGACTTTTACGCGCGCGACGCCATGGCGACCGTTCATTGCGCACAAAAGGTACTGGGCTAA